One genomic region from Triplophysa dalaica isolate WHDGS20190420 chromosome 23, ASM1584641v1, whole genome shotgun sequence encodes:
- the LOC130413681 gene encoding cytochrome c oxidase subunit 4 isoform 1, mitochondrial yields MLSSRALVRGLQFGLWRRVSTSSSAWAAHSHDVDMMDCSAPQYNNRLDTPLPDVPFVRNLNPEQKKLKEKENGPWTQLTKEEKLAIYRLTHELSYPEMRQGSKEWMTVLGGVFFFLGFTGLLVWWQRGYVYGDVPHTLSPEWVERQTQRMIDMRVNPVHGFSHKWDYEKKQWK; encoded by the exons aTGCTGTCTTCTCGTGCACTGGTGCGGGGGCTGCAGTTTGGATTGTGGCGGAGGGTTTCCACGTCATCTAGCGCATGGGCTGCACATTCGCACG ATGTTGATATGATGGACTGCTCGGCTCCTCAGTACAACAACCGTCTGGATACTCCACTGCCTGATGTTCCATTTGTCAGAAACCTCAATCCTGAACAGAAAAAGCTTAAGGAGAAAGAGAATGGGCCGTGGACCCAGCTTACCAAGGAGGAAAAACTAGCTA TATACAGACTCACACATGAGCTGTCATATCCAGAGATGAGGCAAGGCTCCAAGGAGTGGATGACGGTTCTTGGGGGCGTTTTCTTTTTCCTGGGCTTTACAGGGCTGTTGGTGTGGTGGCAACGTGGCTATG TGTACGGCGATGTTCCACACACTTTATCTCCTGAGTGGGTCGAGCGGCAGACACAGAGGATGatagacatgagggtgaacccTGTCCATGGGTTCTCTCATAAGTGGGACTATGAAAAGAaacaatggaaataa